TTAAATAATCTTATAGGAATTGTTGATAGGAATAAACTTCAAATTAGTGGAAATACAGAAGAAGTAATGTCTCTTGAACCACTGGAAGATAAATGGAAAAGCTTTGGTTGGGATGTATTAACTACTGATGGCAATGATATTGAAAGACTTATAGATACTTTTAATGCGGCTATAGCATCTGCTAATGATAAGCCTAAACTTATATTAGCATATACAACAAAAGGCAAAGGAGTAAAATTTATAGAAAATAAAGCAAATTGGCACCACCGTGTTCCAAATTCCGATGAATATAAAGCTGCAATTTCTGAGTTGCAAGAGCTAATGGAGGTATATTTGAATGAACAAAATATCAAATAAAGAAGTTATTAGCGATGTATTATCTAGAGTAGCAGAGGTTGATAAGGATATCGTTGTATTAGCTAGTGACTCAAGAGGTTCTGCCTCTATGACTAGCTTTGCTGAGAAATATCCACAGCAATTTGTAGAAGTAGGAATTGCGGAGCAGAATTTGGTAGGTATAGCTGCAGGATTAGCATCAGTAGGTAAGAAACCATTTATAACTTCGCCTGCATGTTTTTTGACAATGAGAAGTATAGAGCAGGTAAAACTTGACGTTGCTTATTCCCAAATGAATGTAAAAATTGTAGGTATAAGTGGTGGAGTAAGTTATGGGGCATTAGGTATGTCACATCATTCTCTACAGGATATAGCTGTAATGAGAGCTATACCAGGTATTAGTATTATTATACCTGCTGATAGATATGAAACTGAGAAAATGATGTCAAGCTTATTAGATTATGAAGGACCTGTTTATGTAAGGGTAGGTAGAAACCCAGTAGAAGATGTTTACAGTGATTTAAATTATAATTATGAAATCGGGAAAGCAGTTGTTATGAGACAGGGGAATGACATAACGATAATTGCAACAGGAGAAACAGTAAAAATAGCAGTTGATGCATCTGACAAATTAAAAGAAGAAGGTATAGGTTGTCGGGTTTTAAACATGCATACTATTAAACCTCTTGATGAAGAAGCTATTATAAAAGCAGCACATGAAACTGGTCGCATTATCACAATAGAGGAACATAGCATATTTGGTGGGTTAGGTGCTGCTGTAGCTGAAGTAGTAGTACAAAATAAACCAGTGCCAATGAAGATATTAGGCATACCAGATGAACCAGCCATAGCAGGGAATAGCAAACAAATTTTCGATTATTATGGTTTATCAGTATCAAATTTATACAATGTTTCAATGTCATTACTCAAATAGGAAGTGATACGTATGACTGATAGTTGTATTATTGCTATAGATCAAAGTACATCGGGGACAAAAGCTATGGTTGTCGATAAATATGGTAAAGTAATAGCGAGAAGTAATAAAGAACATAAACAGTATTATCCTAATCCTGGATGGGTAGAACAAGATCCGTTAGAAATATATAACAATGTAAAGATAGTAATAAGAGATGTAATAAATAAATTAAACTTACCATCGTCTTATATAAAAGCGATATCTATTACAAATCAAAGAGAGACAGTTGTTGTATGGGATAAGGAAACAGGAAAACCTATTTATAATGCTATAGTATGGCAGTGTAGAAGAACTTCTGATATGTGTATTTGGTTCAAAAAACAGGGTATTGAAAAATTAATAAAAAGTAAAACAGGATTGCTTTTAAATCCGTATTTTTCAGCCACAAAAGTGAAATGGATATTGGATAATGTTGAAGGAGCTAGGGATAAGGCAAACAAAGGTAAATTGCTGCTTGGTACAATAGATACTTGGCTTTTGTGGAATTTTACGAATGGAAAAGTACACGCAACTGATTATACAAATGCTAGTAGGACACTACTTTTTAATATAAAAACTCTTGAATGGGATGAAGAACTATTAAAAATATTTGATATACCTTTAAATATGTTGCCTAAAGTAATATCATCGAATGATGTATTTGGTTATACAAATTGCGATGGAATACTTAATGAGGAAGTACCCATAACAGGAATAATTGGTGACTCACAAGGAGCGCTTTTTGGACAAAATTGCTTTGAAGCAGGTATGGTAAAAGCTACATACGGTACTGGGTCTTCAATTATGATGAATGTAGGTCAAAATTTCATAGATGCAGAAAGGGGGCTGGTAACATCTATTGCTTGGGGAATAAACAAAAACGTAGAGTACGTGCTTGAAGGTATTGTCAATAGTACTGGCGATACTCTTAAATGGTTAAAAGACAATTTAGGGCTTTTTAAAGATTACGATGAACTAGAAAAATTAATTTCTAATTTAAAAAGCAATGAAGGCGTTTACTTAATTCCTGCATTTTCAGGACTTGGAATTCCATATTGGAATATGGATGCAAAAGCAGCCATAGTTGGTATGACCAGAGGTGTAAAAAAAGAACATATAATTAGAGCTGCAATAGAATCGATAGCATATCAAATTAAGGATGCCATTGATATAATGGAAAAAGAATCTGGAATAGCTCCAAAAGAATTAAGAGTTGATGGAGGTGCAACTAATAATAAATTCTTAATGCAATTTCAAGCAGATTTGCTGAATATAAAAGTTATTAAAACAGAAAATGAAGATTTATCTGCGTTAGGCTCAGCATATATGGCTGGACTTGGCATAAATTTATGGGGTAGTAAGGATGAAATTATAAAGCTAAGAGGAAATGAATATGCTTATTCACCAAATTTAAATGTAAAAGAAGAAATGGATAGACTTTATAGCGGTTGGAAAAACGCCGTAAAAATGGTATTGACATGAGATTTTGTAAACCAATTCTACTGTTTAAAATTTGTTTTCATAAGGGAAACCCATGATTAAGCTTTGTATAATTCTATTAATATTGTGGGTGTACCTTAGAAATATATGCGAAACAAAATAATTTACGCTGTTTCGCAAATAATTTAAAAATATTTCAAGGAGGAGGAGATTAATTATGAAAAAGACAATTAAGTATTTGGCAGTATTAATGGCTTTACTTATGGTTGTTGTCATTTTTTCAGGATGCGGAACACAGCAAAATCAGGGTAATTCTAATTCTTCATTAGCAAATAATCAGACATCAAATTCAACATCAACAAATACAACTAACAGCAAAAAATTGATGGTAATCATTACACCGTCACATGACAATCCATTTTTTAAAACTGAAGCTGATGTAGCAGAGGCAAAAGCAAAACAACTTGGATATGATACGCTTGTACTTTCACATGATGATGATCCTACTAAACAGACACAGGAATTTGATACTGCTATTTCAAGAAAGGCAGCTGCAATTATTTGTGATAATGCAGGAGCAGATGCAACTGTAGCAGCAGTTAAGAAGGCAAAAGATGCTGGAATTCCTACTTTTTTGATTGACAGAGAAATAAATCAGACAGGTTTGGCTATATCACAAATAGTATCAAATAATTCACAAGGCGCAAAGTTAGTTGCACAGGAATTTGTTAAACTTATGGGAGAGAAAGGTAATTATGTTGAATTATTAGGCAAAGAATCTGATACAAATGCTGCTGTGAGATCAACTGGGTTCCATTCAGTACTTGATCAATACCCTGAACTTAAAATGGTGGCCCAACAAACTGCTAATTGGGACCAAAATGAAGCGTATACAAAAATGGAGTCAATTTTGCAGGCTCACAGCGACATAAAAGGAGTCATTGCTGGCAATGATACGATGGCAGTAGGGGCTTATGCAGCTCTTAAAGCAGCGGGTAAAAGCGATGTAATCGTTGTCGGTTTTGATGGTAGCAATGACGTCAGAGATTCTATTTTGTCTGATGGTATAAAAGCTACAGCAATGCAACCTGCCGCTAAAATTGCAGAGATGGCAGTGGAGCAAGCTGATCAATATATAAAAACGGGTAGTACAGGAAAACCTGAAAAGCAGCTTGTAGATTGTGTATTGATTACTAAAGATAATGCAAGTAAATTAAATAATTTTAGTCTTTCGCAGTAATTGTAATTATGATTTATATAAATTGTATAACTAATTGTTAATTATCAAAATAAAAACAAATAAATAAATTAAATAATAAAGCATGTGGATAACCAGAAATTCACGTTAATAAATCTTTGTAAGTAATTCTAAAAATAAAGATTTTATTTGTAGAAGTTTATCTAATAAAAAAGTTAAGGATGTTTTTCCTGGTTTTTCCACGTGCTTTATAGAGTTTATAAAAATTTATAATTAGTATGTAATATACAGATTTTAATCTTCTAATTGTTGAAATTAATTATAAGTTGTTATTTTGAAATATTAAAAACTTAGTTAATATTAAATAACTATATTATATGTAAATATTATGGAGGCTAAGTTATGAATAAGAAAATCAGTATTTTTGTGATGGTACTATTAAGTTTTACGATTTTTATGACAGGATGTAAGTTATTAACTGTTGTACCATTATCTAAAGACAATAATAGTACAACTGCAAATCGATTTAATAGAAGTAATTTTGATGCAAATGCTTATGTTAATAAAGTTTGGGACTCTAAAGCAATACCATATTTTGAGGAAAAAGCTGTTGATCTTTTAGAATTACTTAAAAGTGTAAATGGTAGTTTTTCTGAGGCAGGAAAAAAATACGGCTTAACGAATGCCTCTTCTGTAGGCAGTTATGATTTTGTGGTCAAAGGGAAAGTCAAGGTAGTTAAAGTTAATGCTCAGTTAAGGGCTAGAACTTTGGAATGTGCATTACCTGGATACAATGGTAATATAAAAATCACTTTGCAAATAGGTCCTGTTTTTACGAGTTCTGCTATTAGGGACAGCCTTTCATTTGTAAAATTTGAAGATTTTCAGAATCAAGTTATTTTTGATTCTGTTTCTGATGCTTTTAATAAGCACGTTTATGATAATGTTATTAGTAAAATAGATGTAAACACATTAGTAGGTAAAAATCTGACATTTATAGGTGCGTTTACTGGAGATGATCCTTCGAATATTTCTATAATACCTGTAGAATTAAAGATTGATTAGCTAAAGGGGAATAAAAAATGGAAGAAAATCTTAATATTAAGGAAAGTAATGATGTATGTTTATTAGCTAAAAATATAGTCAAAATTTTTCCTGGTACAAAGGCTTTAGATAATGTTACTTTTAAAGTGTATAAAGGAAAAGTAAATGCACTAATAGGAGAGAATGGTGCTGGTAAATCAACACTTATGAAAATATTAGCAGGAATCGAACGTCCAACAGAAGGAAAGTTGTTTCTTGATGATAAAGAGATAGAATTAAGAAGCCCAATTGATGCTGAAAAAAATGGGATAGGAATGATTCATCAAGAAATAAATTTTTTCCCAGATTTAACTATAGAACAAAATATGTTTATGGGAGTTGAGGAGAAAAAAAATAGTATTTTGGTAAATAGAAAAACGCAAAAGGAAAAATGTAATAAGATTTTGGCTGAGCTTGGACATCCTTTTGATGTTGAAAAAAAGATGGGTGAGCTTAGTGTTGGTCAGCAACAAATTGTAGAAATAGCTCGACATTTGCTTCAACCTAATTTGAAAATTCTTATAATGGACGAGCCGACGTCTTCTTTAACTGTAGCTGAAGTTTCTATATTATTTAAATTAATAAATAGACTTAAAGAAAAAGGTATTTCAATAATTTATATTTCTCATCGTCTAGAGGAAATTATGGAAATCTCTGATTATATTACGGTTTTACGTGATGGGAAAAAAGTTGCAGAAGATTTAACGAAAAATGTAAATATTTCATGGATTATTAGCAATATGGTTGGCTCAGAAAAGCAATATAAGAAGCGGGAGAAAAATTTTGATATTAACACTGAAAATATTTTAGAAGTTGAAAATCTCTCACTTAAGAAAAACAATAATAATTTCGTTTTGAAAGATATATCCTTAAATTTAAAAAGAGGTGAAATACTTGGCATCTATGGACTGTTAGGTTCTGGAAGAACAGAGTTTTTAGAATGTATAATGGGAGTGAATACTAAATTTACAGGTAGTATAAAGTTAGAAGGAAAATTTATAAAAATTAAAAATATCGCACAGCAAATAAAAAATGGCTTTACAATGGTTCCTGAAGATAGACAAAAAGATGGTTTAATTCAGACGTTGAATATAGCAAAAAATATATCATTATCTAGTCTAAATAGATTTTCAAAATTTGGAATTTTAAAGAATAAAGAAGAAGATTTGAATATTGATAAAATGATAAATAGTCTAAGAATAAAAGTGGCAGATAAAAGTTTACCAATATTATCTTTATCAGGTGGTAATCAGCAAAAAGTCATAATAGGTAAAGATTTACTAACAATGCCAAAAGTATTGCTACTAGATGAGCCTACTAGAGGTATTGATGTAGCTGCAAAGAGTGACGTCTATGAAATTATAGATAACCTTGCCAAGGAAGGTATATCAATTATTGTTGTTTCTTCAGAATTAGAAGAAATTTTAAATATTTCAGATCGAGTAGTAGTGTTTTCAAATGGCCGATTAACTGGTGAATTTGTTGGAAATGAGATTACAAAAGAAGCACTTGTGGAGGCTTCGTATAAAAGTTTAGTTAATTTTAATTAATTATTATATGCAAAGGAGCATGGTGAAATATGGAAAAAATTGCTAATTCTAAACAAAAAGAAAAAAAGAAGAACAGTTTGTCAATTGGGATGTTATTACTTAAAGTTCGAACATTTGTTGTATTAGCTATTCTTTTAATAGTATTCAGTTTTGTTGCACCGAATTTTACAAATAAAGAGAGCATAATTCTTATTATTAAGCATGTTGCATTGTATGGTTTGTTGGGCGTAGGAATGACATTGGTAATTATTACTGGAGGTATTGATCTTTCTGTTGGTTCTATAGTTGGCCTTTCTGCGATGATTTCAGGTGGGCTTATATATGAGGGGTTAGCATTACCTATGTTTGGTGTTAAAATATATTTTAATGTTCCGATAATTATAATACTGACATTAATTAGTGGTGTAATAATTGGGCTGATAAATGGTATTGTTATAACAAAATTTAAAGTCACACCTTTTATCACTACTCTTGGCATGCTTTATATTGCAAGAGGTCTTGCTCTGTTGAGATCTAACGGTGCGACTTTTCCTGATCTTACTGGAAAAGCTGAGCTTGGAAATACCGGGTTTCAATTTCTCGGTCAAGGTACGATATTGGGAATTCCAGTAGCAATATGGATTTTTGCTATAATTAGTTTAATTGCAGCATTTTTATTAAAGAAGACACCATTAGGTTGGCATATATATGCAACAGGAGGAAATGAAAATGCTGCAAAATTATCTGGTATTTTGACTGATAGAGTGAAATTATTTGTTTATGCATTTTCTGGGTTATGTGCTGCATTTGTTGGATTAATTGCGGCATCGCAGCTTACTGCAGCTCAACCTGCTACAGGTGAGTCGTGGGAGTTAAGTGCAATTGCTGCATCAGTACTTGGTGGTACATCTATGATGGGTGGAGTTGGTACAATTGGAGGTGCAGTTATTGGTGCTTTAATTATTGGTGTTATAAATGATGGTATGGTAATGAGTGGTGTTTCTGAATTTTGGCAACAAGTAATAAGAGGTTCGGTTATTATCATAGCTGTAATTGTGGATCAGGTGCAAAGAAATATGGAAGCTAAGATGGCACTTGAGCAAAAAAATGCATAATATACAATCAAGAATTGATAAGCTTTGGATAGACTTTCAAATATTTGTGGTTGGATTTAAATAAAAATGTTAGATTTTGAGATGCGGGTTTTAATTTAATTAAAATAAAGTGAGACATAAGCTTATTTATTGTATTGCTGATAATTTTATAGCAATCAATAAAAAGCAATGTCTCATTATATATTGTAATCTGCTGTATCAATATATTAATAATTATTTTTGTAAGCAAATTCTGAAGAAAAACTGAGCTAAAAACGCAAAGTTAAAAATAAGTTTTCTTAATAACTATAGAATAGATTTCATGTGGAGATGAATCAATATTATGAATAATATTTTGGTTGTAGGAAGTATTAATATGGACATTGTTGCTAGAGTCGAGCATATACCCCAAATTGGTGAAACAGTCATTGCAAGAGAAGTAAAGTACTTTTATGGAGGTAAAGGTGCGAATCAAGCAGTTTCTATAGCAAAGCTTAAAGGAAATGTAATTATGATAGGAAGGGTAGGAAATGATGGATATGGTAAGGACATAATAGAAAATTTAAAAAAACATAATGTAAAAATAGATGGAATCGAAGTAGATAATCAAAAAAAAACGGGTACTGCTTTTATATATGTAAGTGATAAAGGTGAAAATAATATTGTTGTAAATCAAGGTGCTAATAAAAATTTAGATGTAGAACAGATAAAAAGACATGTTTCATTATTTGAAAATGTAAAATTTTGCATACTACAATTGGAAATCCCAATTGAGACAATTAAATATGTTGTTGAAATTTGTAACAAAAGAAATATAAAAATAATATTAAATCCGGCACCTGCAAGAGAAATCCCTGAGGCGATATTAAACAAAATATATATACTAACTCCCAATAAAACTGAATTATCAATTTTAACTAATAAAATTATTAAAACACAGGAAGATGTTGATAATGCTTCGATCATGTTGATAGATAAAGGGGTAGAAAATGTAATAACAACTTTAGGAGATGAAGGTTGCTATTTTAAGAATAGATTTGAATCTTGTTATTTTCCTGCAATTAAAGTAAAGCCTGTAGATACAACAGGGGCTGGTGATTCTTTTAATGGGGCACTGTCAGCAGCCTTATGTGATGACATAAACATAAAAAAAGCGATAGAATTTGCAACTTATGTATCTGCTTTAACTGTTACGAAGGAAGGAGCACAAAGTTCTTTTCCTGACAAAATAGAAGTAAATAAATTTATTAATGACAGGAGAAATTACGATGAAAAAAACAAAATTGCTGAATAATGAAATATCAAAGGTTGTTGCAGAATGTGGACATCAAGATTTATTAGTTATATCAGATAGTGGTTTGCCAATACCAGATAGAACAAAAAGAATTGATATTGCTTTAATGCCAGGTATTCCGAGTTTAATAGAAACGCTAGAAGCAGTCCTCACGGAACTTGGCATTGAAAAAGTATATATTGCAAAAGAAATGATAGAACAAAATAATGCTTTGTATGAAAAAATTTTACA
The nucleotide sequence above comes from Thermoanaerobacterium sp. CMT5567-10. Encoded proteins:
- a CDS encoding transketolase family protein; this translates as MNKISNKEVISDVLSRVAEVDKDIVVLASDSRGSASMTSFAEKYPQQFVEVGIAEQNLVGIAAGLASVGKKPFITSPACFLTMRSIEQVKLDVAYSQMNVKIVGISGGVSYGALGMSHHSLQDIAVMRAIPGISIIIPADRYETEKMMSSLLDYEGPVYVRVGRNPVEDVYSDLNYNYEIGKAVVMRQGNDITIIATGETVKIAVDASDKLKEEGIGCRVLNMHTIKPLDEEAIIKAAHETGRIITIEEHSIFGGLGAAVAEVVVQNKPVPMKILGIPDEPAIAGNSKQIFDYYGLSVSNLYNVSMSLLK
- the glpK gene encoding glycerol kinase GlpK: MTDSCIIAIDQSTSGTKAMVVDKYGKVIARSNKEHKQYYPNPGWVEQDPLEIYNNVKIVIRDVINKLNLPSSYIKAISITNQRETVVVWDKETGKPIYNAIVWQCRRTSDMCIWFKKQGIEKLIKSKTGLLLNPYFSATKVKWILDNVEGARDKANKGKLLLGTIDTWLLWNFTNGKVHATDYTNASRTLLFNIKTLEWDEELLKIFDIPLNMLPKVISSNDVFGYTNCDGILNEEVPITGIIGDSQGALFGQNCFEAGMVKATYGTGSSIMMNVGQNFIDAERGLVTSIAWGINKNVEYVLEGIVNSTGDTLKWLKDNLGLFKDYDELEKLISNLKSNEGVYLIPAFSGLGIPYWNMDAKAAIVGMTRGVKKEHIIRAAIESIAYQIKDAIDIMEKESGIAPKELRVDGGATNNKFLMQFQADLLNIKVIKTENEDLSALGSAYMAGLGINLWGSKDEIIKLRGNEYAYSPNLNVKEEMDRLYSGWKNAVKMVLT
- a CDS encoding D-ribose ABC transporter substrate-binding protein translates to MKKTIKYLAVLMALLMVVVIFSGCGTQQNQGNSNSSLANNQTSNSTSTNTTNSKKLMVIITPSHDNPFFKTEADVAEAKAKQLGYDTLVLSHDDDPTKQTQEFDTAISRKAAAIICDNAGADATVAAVKKAKDAGIPTFLIDREINQTGLAISQIVSNNSQGAKLVAQEFVKLMGEKGNYVELLGKESDTNAAVRSTGFHSVLDQYPELKMVAQQTANWDQNEAYTKMESILQAHSDIKGVIAGNDTMAVGAYAALKAAGKSDVIVVGFDGSNDVRDSILSDGIKATAMQPAAKIAEMAVEQADQYIKTGSTGKPEKQLVDCVLITKDNASKLNNFSLSQ
- a CDS encoding DUF2291 family protein codes for the protein MNKKISIFVMVLLSFTIFMTGCKLLTVVPLSKDNNSTTANRFNRSNFDANAYVNKVWDSKAIPYFEEKAVDLLELLKSVNGSFSEAGKKYGLTNASSVGSYDFVVKGKVKVVKVNAQLRARTLECALPGYNGNIKITLQIGPVFTSSAIRDSLSFVKFEDFQNQVIFDSVSDAFNKHVYDNVISKIDVNTLVGKNLTFIGAFTGDDPSNISIIPVELKID
- a CDS encoding sugar ABC transporter ATP-binding protein, yielding MEENLNIKESNDVCLLAKNIVKIFPGTKALDNVTFKVYKGKVNALIGENGAGKSTLMKILAGIERPTEGKLFLDDKEIELRSPIDAEKNGIGMIHQEINFFPDLTIEQNMFMGVEEKKNSILVNRKTQKEKCNKILAELGHPFDVEKKMGELSVGQQQIVEIARHLLQPNLKILIMDEPTSSLTVAEVSILFKLINRLKEKGISIIYISHRLEEIMEISDYITVLRDGKKVAEDLTKNVNISWIISNMVGSEKQYKKREKNFDINTENILEVENLSLKKNNNNFVLKDISLNLKRGEILGIYGLLGSGRTEFLECIMGVNTKFTGSIKLEGKFIKIKNIAQQIKNGFTMVPEDRQKDGLIQTLNIAKNISLSSLNRFSKFGILKNKEEDLNIDKMINSLRIKVADKSLPILSLSGGNQQKVIIGKDLLTMPKVLLLDEPTRGIDVAAKSDVYEIIDNLAKEGISIIVVSSELEEILNISDRVVVFSNGRLTGEFVGNEITKEALVEASYKSLVNFN
- a CDS encoding ABC transporter permease, which translates into the protein MEKIANSKQKEKKKNSLSIGMLLLKVRTFVVLAILLIVFSFVAPNFTNKESIILIIKHVALYGLLGVGMTLVIITGGIDLSVGSIVGLSAMISGGLIYEGLALPMFGVKIYFNVPIIIILTLISGVIIGLINGIVITKFKVTPFITTLGMLYIARGLALLRSNGATFPDLTGKAELGNTGFQFLGQGTILGIPVAIWIFAIISLIAAFLLKKTPLGWHIYATGGNENAAKLSGILTDRVKLFVYAFSGLCAAFVGLIAASQLTAAQPATGESWELSAIAASVLGGTSMMGGVGTIGGAVIGALIIGVINDGMVMSGVSEFWQQVIRGSVIIIAVIVDQVQRNMEAKMALEQKNA
- the rbsK gene encoding ribokinase, with protein sequence MNNILVVGSINMDIVARVEHIPQIGETVIAREVKYFYGGKGANQAVSIAKLKGNVIMIGRVGNDGYGKDIIENLKKHNVKIDGIEVDNQKKTGTAFIYVSDKGENNIVVNQGANKNLDVEQIKRHVSLFENVKFCILQLEIPIETIKYVVEICNKRNIKIILNPAPAREIPEAILNKIYILTPNKTELSILTNKIIKTQEDVDNASIMLIDKGVENVITTLGDEGCYFKNRFESCYFPAIKVKPVDTTGAGDSFNGALSAALCDDINIKKAIEFATYVSALTVTKEGAQSSFPDKIEVNKFINDRRNYDEKNKIAE
- the rbsD gene encoding D-ribose pyranase — protein: MKKTKLLNNEISKVVAECGHQDLLVISDSGLPIPDRTKRIDIALMPGIPSLIETLEAVLTELGIEKVYIAKEMIEQNNALYEKILHVLKQDKIVIIDHEKLKELTKISKAVIRTGEFTPYANIILQSGVEF